The Nocardia sp. BMG51109 nucleotide sequence ACGCGCGGCGGGATGGACTGCTGCACCTCGCGGTGGATCATGCCGTCGCGCTCGCTCGGCAAGTGACGGGCCGGGGTTCCCGCCGGCGGAAGCTCCGCCGCCGGGAACACCCGTCGCACTTCAGGATTCGGCGCCGGTACCACCACGCTGATCCACGCCACCGACGCCGTCCGTCAAGCGCCGTGACCCGGCCACCGACCGGTCCTTCCTGGTCCATTGTGCTCGGAGCGTGAGCCGAGCGACTCTGCCAGGACGTTTGACAGCGAAGATGTATGTGCCGGGTAGGTGCGGACGGGCAGTAGGGCGGCGATCAGTCAGCGTGCAGAACGAAGAACAGGAAGCACAGGAACCTGTTGTCGGCGCTCTCGCCGAGCACCTCGGGGATCAGATCGCGGGCGGCGGGCAGGGCCGGCGGTTCGCTGATGGCACTGATACGGAAGCCGGCGGCGGTGAAGGCGTCGGTCATCGCGTGCAATGGCCGGTCCCAGAAACTCAGCTGGGCAGTCTGCCCGCCCATGGTCCATTCGTCGATCCGGTTGCGGGTCTGGAAATAGTCGGTCGTGTCCCCGGCCAAGCGCTGCCCCAGGAAATTGGCGAAAGGATGCTCGACCGAGACAACGAGCCGACCGCCGGGGATCAGCACGCGCCGCAGCTCGGCCAGCGCCGGTCCCCAGTCCCGCAGGTAGTGCAGCACCAGAGACGCGACAACGTCGTCGAACGCGCCGTCGGGAAAAGGGAGCAGGTCGGCCAGGTCACCGAGCCGCAGGTCCGCCTCGGCGCCGAGGCGTTGTCGCGCCTGCTCCAGCATCCGGGCGCTCGCGTCGATTCCGGTCAGGACGGCGCCACGATCGCGCAGCGCGGCGAACAGCGGACCCGAGCCGCAACCGACGTCGAGGATCCGCCGCCCGGTCACGTCCCCGGCGAGTTCCAGGATCGCGGGCCTGTTGTAGTACGCGTGCAGGACGCCGGTCTCGTTCTCGGCCGTGTAGCCCTCGGCGATGCTGTCATAGCCGCTTACCCGGGCCGGATCAGGGGGAAGTGCATGGCCTTCTGGAACCTGAATCATGCGCTCCATCCTGGCACGCCGGCATGGGGGATGCGTTGTAAACCCTTGTCACCCAATAATTCCGGATGATTCACCTCGCACCATGCGGCATGAGAGTGCGTTCGGGCGCCACGACTAGGGCGCGGCCGACCAGCTCAGGTCGTCAATCATCCTGTTCGCTTCGGCTTCGGATCGGCTACCTGGCCTATCGAGATCTCGCTACTTCTTCAAGTCGTTCGAGCAGTTGCCGTGCACCGTCAGCAGCCTGGAAATCCTCCAGATGGCGTCGACGGTCCTCATCCGATGCGTAGTACGAGCGCAGCGTCACGCGAGTTCGGGATACGCCTTGGTCCTCCACATCTATCAGCATGACGGAACGCGATGGGGCAAGCCCCCACTCCTCCGATCCTTGATGAACGTAGGCGACTCGCCGGGCCGGTTCGACTTCATCGAAAATGTAGACGTTAGCGAAATCGGTGCCGTCGGGACCATGCATAACGACATCGAATCGCCCGCCGTCAGCGACGTTGAGTTCACGCACCGTGCTGGTGAACTCGGCCGGTCCCCACCACTGAGCGATGCTGGCCGGGTCGTTCCACGCCGACCAGATGGCGTCAGGGGACGCAGCCATCACCCGTGTCAGTTCTAGATCAGGCACGTCACCCGCATGAGACATGCAGGCAATCCTATTCGAGCAGGTACATCACGATCTGACCGACCCGTTCGCCGGACCCACCCCGCCCCACCTACCGGCGCCGTGCGAGGCACGCGACGCCGCGGTACTCGCCGAGCTGCGAGCACTCCAGATCGAAACGGCTACACACTCACCGACCTAAACCGGTTCGCCACCTTGCTGAGCGGCATCGAGATCCCGCCCGCGACCTCCACACCGAGCCCTTCTGACACGTCCAGCGACCAGACACGCCGACCCGGGGTGACGCCAAAATTCACGGATAGACCCGCCCCGGATCGGTCCCGAGTGACGCCAAAATTCATGTCCGCTGCCAGCGGGGTTGAGCCGTTGCCATCGAAAATGAGCCATCGGCTCGTTCCTGCCATTACAGTTGCGCCGATCCTAGCGGTTCGACTTGTGTTGGCGGGAGGATGTTTTGGGCTCGGCACTGCCGGTAGCTCGCGATTCTGTCAGCGTGGCGGACCTTTTCACTGTCGAGTTCTTCGCGAATCCCGGCAAGCGGTCGACTGTGGTGTTGTCGCAGTGCTGGGATGTCGCGTTCGAGTGCTGTTCACCGGCTCGCCGGTTTCCGTCGTATCGAGGTCAGAGGAGTTTCCGGGGTGGTGGTGGTTCGCCACGACCGGTGAGCATGTCGGTTACGAGTCGTGGCTGGAGCGGGATCATCTGATCGCGCTCGACGCCGATGTGGATGTGACCGGTGTTGCGTCCCAGCCATTTTCGCTGCGATGGCGCGACGACGGCCGGATCCGGCGGCACGTGCTGGACTACTTCGTGCGGATGCGTGATGGGGGTGCGGTAGTGGTTGATGTTCGTGCCGACGACCGGATCGAGCCCGCGGATGCTGAAGCGTTCGAGGCCGCTGGTCGCGCGTGTGAGTCGGTGGACACCTCCCCGAACCGGACAGCCCGTGCACGCACTCGACTCGGCATGAACGTGCATCAGGAAGCGCTGTCGGCCAACCTATTTGGACGACCGATCAACGCACGGGTTGCGGCAAGAGAAGTGCGGTCGGCCGAAGGGCGTGGCGTTGCATCCACCCAGGTCTGTTCCGCTGTAGCGTGCTTCTGCTGTGAAGTAATCCCTGGTCGGTTTGGTTCCGAATTGCTTTGCGTAACCAGTGGTCCACGCGTGTCGTTGATTATGAAATGGAGTGTGGCAGTATGGGAGTCGCACGGAGACTGGGTCGTTCGATCGCCGTGGTCGGGCTGACGATGCTGACCGGCAGCCTGCTGACCGGGACAGCCTCGGCCGAATGGCCAACAGGGAAGACACCGTTCCGCATCCAACTCGGGGCAAACTCCGAGTTGTGCGTGGCCTTGAAAAGACCGAAAGGGTTCGCGCCGACTGTGGACCTCGCGCCCTGCAACCCTGATGCCGTCGACCAGAGGTGGGAAGCCATCGACGATGCGGGGGCGTCGCGACTGCAGAACGGGGAGCTCCGCAATACCTGCCTGGATGTGATACAGGTCGACACCGACGAGCCCACGGTTTGGGGACGATCGTGCAAGTCAACGCAAGCCCGCAAAACGGCGGCCCCCAAGTGGACATATCAATCCATCCCCGGCAAACCCGGCACGGGCACGATCGGCCCGGACAATCCGCCCGGGAAGTTCTGCTGGCAGAAGGGCCAGTTCAACGGCACTACCAATGCCGCCACCGGCGAGATGAAGGGCGGCACCTGGTCTGTCCATTTGATGCCGTGCAAACCTGGTGACGCGGAGCAGTCGTGGATCTTGATCCCTCTGTGAGGGCCCACGGACAATCGTCTCGTCCGGGGCCCCGACCGCCTTCTGTCCACGCGGATCACTGGTACATGCCGCGCGTTCACCGGGCAGCCTGAACGCACTCAATTCGGCATTATCGAGCGCTCTCAGGACCGGGCCAGAGTGTCGACTACCCAATGGTGCACTGAGCGAGCGCTCACTCCTGACCTCGCAGACGACCCGATCAACCACCCCGCACGTGGCGCGAGAGAATAGAGCAGGTAGCGAATAGCACCGCCCACCAGTGGTCGCAGTCACCCTCCGTGCCCGTAACCATCACGAAGACGTCGGCTTCTCTGGGGGTCCCGGAGAGTTGATGCCTGGATCTGAGAACATTGTTGCAGCTCAGCGTCTTTCGTTAAGATGTAGCAGACCACCACATATGTGGTGGAAGGACTGGCGTCGATCGCGTCGATGGTGCGTGGTTGGCCGGATGCCCGAATGCGCCCTTGCCCGAACTGGGGCGAATTTGTAGAGATGCAGTGGCCGGCCTGCGACGGTCGCGCAGGGCGGTGGCATCCGATGGACCGTTGACCCTCGTCTGGTGTCAGTGCAGAACGGGTGAGGGAGTGATCCGGTGGGTGGTCTCGATGATTCTTCCTCGCGCCCTTCGTTCTACCGCTTTTGGGCGGCTGCGGCGATTAGTTCGTTCGGTTCGGCGGTGACCGCGGCTGCGATGCCTGTTCTGGTGGTCCAAGTACTCGGTGCGACACCGTTCGAGGTCGGCGTCGTCAGCGCCGCTCAGTTCGTGCCATACGCGGCGCTAGGACTCATCGCAGGCGTTTACGCCGATCGGTGGCGTCGCAAACCCATTCTCGTGTGGGCAAGTATTGGGCGTGCGCTCTCTCTGGGGGCAGTCCCGGCGTTATGGCTCACGGGACTATTGCAGATCTGGGCATTGGTCATCGCGCTGTTGTCGTTCGGCGCTTTTTCGGTTTTCGGGTTCGCGGCAACCCAGTCGCTGCTTCCTCGCCTCGTACCCCGAGCGAGTCTGGTCACGGCCAATGCGCGCCTCGATCAAACAGACGCCGCCGCTACGACTCTCGGACCAGCAATCGGCGGCGGACTCGTCGGTCTGCTCGGAGCCCCTGTGGCGGTCGCCGTCGACGCGATCAGCTACGTCGTCGATGCCGCACTTACCGTGAGCATCCGAGTCGACGAGCCCCGACCCGTGGCTCGTGCCCGCAATCTTCGTGCGGAGATCCGCGACGGTTTGCGGTGGACTTATCGCCATCGCACGCTCGGCCCACTGGCGGTGTCGACGCATGTCTGGTTTCTCGCCAATGGCGCTGCTATGACGGTACTTTCCCTGCTCGCCTTGCGATCGCTGCGATTCACTGCTTATACGTTCGGGATATTGCTGGCAGTCTTCGGAATCGCCAGCCTGGTCGGCGCGTCGATCGCGCCCCGGTGCGGCAGTTGGATCGGATCAGGACGGGTGATCATTGCCGCGCGTGTGGCATACCCGATCACCTGGCTTCTCGTGGCCATCGCCCCTGCCACTGACATCGGCGCTGCTCTACTATTTGTCGCACTGGTCTTACAGGGACTCGCCGCCGGCACAGAGAACTCCAATGAAATGGGCTTTTGGCAGACGCTCACCCCGGACGAGCTTCTTGGCCGAGTGAACGCCACCCGGCGTTCGATCAATCGAACGATAGCTGCGTTCGGCGCACTCATTGCAGGCATCCTCGCCGGGCAGATCGGGAATCGCCTTACGCTCGTCTGCACCGTCGTTGTCTTCGCGGTCGCCGCACTCGCCGCAGCGCTATCCCCTCTAGGAGACGCACCCCGTGCTGTTGATGACCATAGGCACAGCGGCTTGCGCGAAGGAACACCAAGCCATTAGGTGAAGCGGCAGGACTGACCGCGACGCGCGTGGAACATGGTGAAACACAGCTAGTTGCAGACCGGTTCGGGCTGCTGCTCGTAGCAACACGGAACAATAGAGGTACGCGTCCCAGAGAACCGTCGCAAAACTCCACCGGAGTGTGTGCGACACAACGCCACACCACAAGTCTGAATCCCCGAGAGAAGGTGACGTCTTGGTGCTGGTTGCGCGCCTGGAGGGTGATGGCGACCACGTACCAGCAGGCGCCGGTGGTATAGAGAAGTGCCCAGCTGTACAACGTGCCGGGCAGCCATTCTCCGTCTGCTGGTTGGGTTGCGAAGGCGCGGGCTCGGAGCCGCAGCGAGGACACCTCGCCTGCGCCACGACAATCCAGCGTAAGCCCCGGGCCAGCCCGCGCGCGGCGGACACCGGCCGTCAGCCAGCCTCGCCCGAGTAGCGGCTTGTATAGGTTCTAAACAGACACGCGCTTCAAGTGCCGGCATACCGCTGCAACCAGGCAAAAGCGAGCGATAAGCGGCATGACCGACCCTTGACCGGCCTGTAGTCGGCAGGGCATATAGGGGATGGAATCGCGTTCATTTTGAGACGCCGTCTCGAGTGGTCCTCAGCTGAGTACCGCAAGAATGCGGTGGGCGCATTGCCGCTATGCGCGCCAGGCTCGTCGGTTTCGCTGGCCGGTAGGTGAGTCTGGTATCGGCGTGGTTTCCGGGGATGGCCGGTTCGGCTGGTTCTGCGGATCGCTGCCGAAGGCCGCAGGCCAGAGGATGCTCGCCTACTGGTGGGCGGGGAGGAGTCGACCCGATGGCCGAGACCGTGAGTGTCCCCGTCAACACTGCCGCCCAGCAGCTGATGACGGAGGCCCGGCAGTTGTGCGAGTCGGCGCTGCGGGACGCTGTCGAGTCCTTGCCGCGGTCGCTGCGCGACATGGCGCGCTACCACTTCGGCTGGTGCGACCGGACCGGTGTCCCGATCCGGGCGGGGTGGGGCAAGGGGCTGCGGTCCGCGCTGGTTTTCGCCGCAGCGGCTGGCTGCGGTGCGGACCCGATGGTCGCGGTGCCCGTCGCGGTGGCGGTCGAGCTGCTGCACAACTTCACGCTGATCCACGACGACGCCATCGACGGCGACCGGACGCGCCGTGGTCGCGCAACAATTTGGTGTGTCTGGGGTGTTTCGCACGCGATCTGCCTGGGAGACGCCCTTCACGCTCTGGCCGTCCGGGTCTTGGCAGATGCCCTGCCGGATGCGATGGCCAGCCGTGCAGTGGGGCTGCTCGAGTCCGGGGCGCTCGAGGTCTGCGGGGGACAGTGCGCCGACTCCCAAACCATCGCTGCGTTCGACGAATTCGGCCGCCAGCTCGGGCTAGCGTTTCAGATCTCCGACGACGTCCTCGGCATCTGGGGAGATCCGGCCGTAACCGGCAAACCCGTTGGTACCGACCTGCTCCGGCGTAAACGATCGTTCCCTGTGGTGGCTGCGTTGGCATCGGGCACACCTGCCTCGCAGGAACTATCCAGTCTGTACTGCGCTGACCAACCGATCACCGAAGCCGGAGCGGCTCGCATCACAGCGCTGATGGAGGCCACAGGGTCTAGATCGTGGGCG carries:
- a CDS encoding TnsA-like heteromeric transposase endonuclease subunit; translated protein: MLFTGSPVSVVSRSEEFPGWWWFATTGEHVGYESWLERDHLIALDADVDVTGVASQPFSLRWRDDGRIRRHVLDYFVRMRDGGAVVVDVRADDRIEPADAEAFEAAGRACESVDTSPNRTARARTRLGMNVHQEALSANLFGRPINARVAAREVRSAEGRGVASTQVCSAVACFCCEVIPGRFGSELLCVTSGPRVSLIMKWSVAVWESHGDWVVRSPWSG
- a CDS encoding polyprenyl synthetase family protein, with product MAETVSVPVNTAAQQLMTEARQLCESALRDAVESLPRSLRDMARYHFGWCDRTGVPIRAGWGKGLRSALVFAAAAGCGADPMVAVPVAVAVELLHNFTLIHDDAIDGDRTRRGRATIWCVWGVSHAICLGDALHALAVRVLADALPDAMASRAVGLLESGALEVCGGQCADSQTIAAFDEFGRQLGLAFQISDDVLGIWGDPAVTGKPVGTDLLRRKRSFPVVAALASGTPASQELSSLYCADQPITEAGAARITALMEATGSRSWALQYAEQRVSAAIAALPDQMTTEDLTTLAGLIAIRES
- a CDS encoding class I SAM-dependent methyltransferase, with protein sequence MIQVPEGHALPPDPARVSGYDSIAEGYTAENETGVLHAYYNRPAILELAGDVTGRRILDVGCGSGPLFAALRDRGAVLTGIDASARMLEQARQRLGAEADLRLGDLADLLPFPDGAFDDVVASLVLHYLRDWGPALAELRRVLIPGGRLVVSVEHPFANFLGQRLAGDTTDYFQTRNRIDEWTMGGQTAQLSFWDRPLHAMTDAFTAAGFRISAISEPPALPAARDLIPEVLGESADNRFLCFLFFVLHAD
- a CDS encoding SRPBCC domain-containing protein → MSHAGDVPDLELTRVMAASPDAIWSAWNDPASIAQWWGPAEFTSTVRELNVADGGRFDVVMHGPDGTDFANVYIFDEVEPARRVAYVHQGSEEWGLAPSRSVMLIDVEDQGVSRTRVTLRSYYASDEDRRRHLEDFQAADGARQLLERLEEVARSR
- a CDS encoding MFS transporter, whose protein sequence is MGGLDDSSSRPSFYRFWAAAAISSFGSAVTAAAMPVLVVQVLGATPFEVGVVSAAQFVPYAALGLIAGVYADRWRRKPILVWASIGRALSLGAVPALWLTGLLQIWALVIALLSFGAFSVFGFAATQSLLPRLVPRASLVTANARLDQTDAAATTLGPAIGGGLVGLLGAPVAVAVDAISYVVDAALTVSIRVDEPRPVARARNLRAEIRDGLRWTYRHRTLGPLAVSTHVWFLANGAAMTVLSLLALRSLRFTAYTFGILLAVFGIASLVGASIAPRCGSWIGSGRVIIAARVAYPITWLLVAIAPATDIGAALLFVALVLQGLAAGTENSNEMGFWQTLTPDELLGRVNATRRSINRTIAAFGALIAGILAGQIGNRLTLVCTVVVFAVAALAAALSPLGDAPRAVDDHRHSGLREGTPSH